The region CGATGAATGACGATCATCGACACACCGATCTTCCAAGACCCATGCCGGCTGGGACGCGTCGCCCGACAGCGGGGATCTACCGGGAGTCGCTCCGGAACGAGCAGTTGGGGTTGCTGCCGGGAGACGTCAAGCAGGTCAAAGAAGTCATGAGCTCGAAGGTGACCACGGCAACCCCACGGACAAGTCTCACCGAGGCGGCTGGATTGATGAAGAAACTCGATGTGCCCGTGGTCGTGGTGTACGACGGGGCGCGGCTGAAAGGCATGCTCACGGAACGTGACATGGCACTCAGTCAAGCCATTCAACGCGCGTCGCCGAAGGCGGCGATCGAGCGTTTCATGCGCACCTCGATCCCGCCCTGTTTTGACGATGATCTCCTCAGGGATGCCCTCGACCTCATGCGTGCGTCCAAGCTGGAGTGGCTTCCTGTGCTGGATCGTCGGCATCGCCTCGTCGGGGTCCTACCCATCTATGTTCCTCAGCCCTGACTCTCAAGGGAATTCGAGCGTTAGGGCTAGGGACCTGCCTAGTCCTCTCCTGTATGCGGCTCGCCTACTGTGAGCACAACAGATATCCGCTGCACCGGTCTTCCATCCAGAAACGAGGATTTATGCAGATGCTGCAACCGTCGTCGATCTCCTCCGGAGTCGCCTGCATTCTTGCGATTTGTGCGTTGGCGGTCGGGGTGCAATCTAGGCACATGGTCTCTCGATTCACTACAGCCAGCAAGGAGGTCGAGGTATTGGGGTGCGAGTCAGCGTGGCCGCATCTTCGGTCAGACATCACATCAGAATGAACCACGTCGTCGCGTCAATCTCAGTCATGTTCATGAAAGGAGCGACTATGAGCCGCACAAAAGGACAGTCTTCATTCGTTCAGGATATCCAGGCCCTCAGAGATCGGGCTCGCCAGCATATTGAGGATGGAGCACAGACCGCGGATGACCGGGCGGATCGCGACACCGTGCTGCGGTTGCTCAACGAGGCCTTGGCCACGGAGATCGTCTGCGTCCTGCGCTATCGTCGGCACTATTTCATGGCGCAGGGGATGAATGCGGAGAGCGTGAAGGCTGAATTCCTCACCCATGCGGGAGAAGAACAGATCCATGCCGATCAATTGGCTGCGCGCATCGTGCAACTGGGCGGGGAACCCAACCTGTCGCCGGCCGGTCTGACGGAGCGGAGTCATAGCGAGTATGTGGAAGGAGATGATCTTGAGGAGATGATCAAGGAAGATCTGGTGGCCGAACGTATCGCCATCGAAAGTTATCGAGACATGATTGCCTTCGTGCGGAACGACGATCCGACGACCCGGCGCCTATTGGAAGAGATCCTCGCCAAGGAAGAGGAACATGCTGAGGATCTAGTCAGCCTATTGAAGTAACTCCATCCCCGAGATGGGCGGCGCCTGTTTGAACGCCGCCGTGCGGGCACTCGAACAGGAGATCGCATGAAGGTATGGCCAGGCCGACCTTATCCGCTGGGGGCAACGTGGGATGGGGAGGGGGTGAACGTCTCCCTGTTCTCCGAGAATGCGACGTCGGTGGAGTTGTGTCTCTTTGACGGGCCGGACGCCTCTCAGGAATCTCATCGGATTCGAGTGGAGGAACGGACCAATCAAACGTGGCATGCCTATCTGCCGGAGGGACGCCCTGGCCTCCATTACGGGTTTCGAGTCAACGGCCCCTATGACCCGCCCGCGGGACACCGGTTCAATCCGGCAAAGCTGTTGCTTGACCCCTATGCCAAATCCATCGCCGATACCATTCGGTTGTCGGATCGCATGTTCGGCTACCAGCTTGGTGATGCCGAGAGCGATCTCGTGCGTGATGATCGCGACAATGCGGAAGATATGCCGAAGTGTGTCGTGGTGGATCAAGCCTTTAGCTGGGGGGGCGATCGCCTGCTCCACACGCCGTGGTCAAAAACAGTGATCTACGAAGTGCACGTCAAGGGATTCACGGCCAGGCATCCGCATGTGCCGGAACATTTGCGTGGCACGTATGCCGGGTTATCGACGCCGGCGGTCATCGAATATCTTCAAGGGTTGGGAGTGACGGCCGTCGAGCTCTTGCCCGTGCATCATGCGGTGCAGGACAAACATCTGACGGATCAGGGGCTGACGAACTATTGGGGGTATAACACCATCGGATTTTTTGCGCCGGACATGCGCTACGCGGCGTCACCCGTCCGTGGGCGGCATGTGCGGGAGTTCAAGACGATGGTGAAGACTCTACACAGCGCCGGCATCGAGGTCATTCTGGATGTGGTCTATAACCATACGGCCGAGGGCAATCACCTTGGGCCGACGCTGTCCTTTCGCGGCATCGACAATGCGGCCTACTACCGCCTCATGGCCGACGACCCCCGCTATTACATGGACTACACTGGGTGTGGGAACAGTCTGAATGTCCGGCATCCGCGAACGCTCCAGTTGATCATGGACAGTTTGCGGTATTGGGTGCTGGATATGCACGTGGATGGGTTTCGATTCGACCTCGCCTCCACATTGGCAAGAGAACTTCATGAAGTGGATCGTCTGAGCGCGTTTTTCGACATCATTCACCAGGACCCCATTCTCTCTCAGGTGAAGTTGATTGCAGAGCCGTGGGATCTCGGAGCCGGGGGATATCAGGTCGGCAATTTCCCCGTGGGGTGGGCGGAATGGAACGGCAAGTACCGTGATGCGATTCGACGCTACTGGAAAGGAGACGGTGGGCAAGTCGCCGAGTTGGCCTATCGGCTCTCCGGCAGCAGTGATTTGTATGAGACGAGCGGGCGGCGCCCGTTCGCCAGCATCAACTTCATCACGGCGCATGATGGTTTCAGCCTACACGATCTGGTCTCGTACAACGAGAAACATAACGAGGCCAACGGTGAGGGCAACCAGGACGGTCACAATGACAACCTCAGTTGGAATTGTGGTGTCGAAGGCCCTACCGACGATCGCGCGGTTCTGGATCTGCGTCTCCAGCAGAAGCGGAATATGTTGACCACGCTGTTGCTGTCGCAGGGGGTGCCCATGCTCTGCGGGGGAGATGAAATCGGGCGGACTCAGCAGGGTAATAACAACGCCTATTGCCAGGACAACGAACTCAGTTGGCACGAGTGGAATCTGACGTCGGAAGACCGCGTCCTGCTCGGATTCGTCCGGCAGCTGATCGCGTTGCGTCAGCAACACCCGGTCTTTCGTCGTCGCCGGTTCTTTCAGGGACGGCAGATCCATGGGTCAGAAATTAAAGATATCGTCTGGCTGCGTCCGGATGGCAACGAAATGGATGAGGCGGACTGGAGTCAAGGCTATCTGCGTGCCTTGGGCATCGTGTTGGCAGGGGATGCCATTGAGGAAACGGATGCCCGCGGGAATCCGATTGTGGACGACACGTTCTTGCTACTCCTGAACGCGCACCATGAAGCGATTCCGTTTCTGTTGCCGGCCGGCGAGGGCAGTGCCGCCTGGGGCGTTGTGCTGGACACCAGCACCGGCGGCATGGCGCACCAGGGCACCTTTGTCGTCGGCACCTATAGCATTGCACCCCGTTCCATGGCTGTCTTGTGTCGACGTTCGGCGGTCTCATCGTAATCGAGTGATCCTGTCCCACGCGTCTCTTTTCAGATCCATCCGGATCGGTTCGTTCCCCTCGCGCCGGCAAGAGCCGTCTCTCATCGTGAACAATGCGTACTGTGCGGTGCCACGTGAGGGCTTGTTCGCGTGAAAACTAGGGGTATGTCCAGGCGTTCTCCTGGGTATTCGGCGGTATACGTAGCCTAGACCAGGCGGGAGGTGCGTATGAAGATCCGGAAGGTCGATGGAGTGAAGGCGAAGGTGGTGGTCACCGTCGGCGACGATGATGGCGAGAGCACCATCATCCTGTATCGTGGCGGCAAGACCGGCCTGGCGTTTCGACCTCCGGCGAATCGGATTCTGAAAGACGCCGCCCGATCCAGCCGTACCGTAGATGCCACGCACGCAGACGCGTCAGTCTCCGCGGCATTACCACATCAACCAAGGAGGGGCTCAATGAACACGGACCAGTTCAAAGGAAAGTGGGTGCAGTTCAAAGGGGAGGTGAAGAAGCAATGGGGGAAATTCACGGACGATGACTTAATGCAGATCGAGGGCGACTACGACAAATTCGTGGGCCGGGTGCAGGAGCGCTATGGAGACAAGAAGGATGAAATCGTCCGATGGGCCGACGATTGGTACAGGCGGCAGGGGCAATCGTCCCCAGCGCAGCGCGAGGCTCAGCGGCCTCGTTGACGTAGGTCGCCTCAACGATAACCCTTTACTAAGGAAACGGAGTAGGGAAGATGAAACAAGCCATCGCAATTGCGCTGTTGTCCGGCTTGGTGACGAGTCCAGCCTGGGCAGTATTCGAAACTAATGCACAGTTGGCCGCTTCTGCAACGGTGTCCTTGGAGGATGCGGTGAAACATGCCTTGAAAGCCGTTCCCGGAAAGGCCGTGGAGGCTGAAATCGGAAAGGAAGACGGCCGGACGGTCTATGAGGTCGAAATCATCGACATCAACAACAAGACGCAGAAGGTGTATGTCGATGCGCAGAACGGTCAGATCACGAGTGACCGATGAGGATGAGGGGAGGAGTCCGGCTGACCCTCAGGCAGGGCGCCCCCGGATCGACGCCATCGAAAGGACGGCATCATGACATTACGACCGCGACTGCTGAGTATGACACTGATAGGTGTGGCTCTGACCGCGGGGATGGCGCAGGCGGAGCAAGGGCCAGCAACAGTCTGCATCGGTCTCCACGCCGACACCGGTTCGGCCATGGTCGTGGTGAACCAGGATCAGTTTGAAGGCAAATGGAAGCAGTTCAAGGGCGAATTGAAGAAACAGTGGGGTGAGTTTACCGACGACGACTTGTTGGCCATCGAAGGCCGCGTCGACAAACTCGAGGGCAAGATTCAGGAACGGTATGGCGACCGCCGGGAAGAGGTGAAACGGTGGGTCGATGAGTGGTTCGATCACCACGGCAGCCGTCCGCGCGAGTCATGACAAATGCCCACACGGCAGATTTATTCACAAGGAGTCCTATGATGACACGATTGATCTTCCCGGTTGTGCTGACGATTGGAGTTGCGTTGACGGCCTGGGGGCTGCCCATACCGGCGATCGCGACGGCGGCCGATGACAAGAATCTCTTCGAACAGATCGATATCGGATTGTTGTCCATCGGTGGTCGAGCCACGTACGTCGATCCAAAAGACGGATCTAGTCGGTGGTTCGGGGGCGGTCAGGTACGGCTGCACCCCTCACGCTATCTGGCCTTCGAAGGGTCGGTCGACTATCGACGCAATGACATCGGCGACACACGTGTCCATACCTATCCTGTGCAGGTGTCTGCGCTCATTTATCCACTTGGCACGACCAGGCTTGCACCGTTTCTGTTGGGCGGTGGAGGCTGGTACTACACCACGGTCAAGGGACCTGGCGGCTTCGACGACACCCAGAATCGATTCGGCGCCCATGCCGGCGGGGGATTGCAGTTCTTCTTCAATAAGCATGTCTCGATCGACAGCACCTACCGATACATCTGGCTGGAGAAGATCCAATCCAAGGACCAGAACATCGTAGATAAGAAGTTTCAGGACAACGGGCACATGGTGACGGTCGGCGTCAACTTCCATTTTTAAGCGGCTGCACTCGCCAGTTGAGTACACATGAAGTGTGGGAGTGTGGCGGGGAAGGTGTGCCCCACGACGAGGGTGAGGTGCCTCCTGGATTGTCGGGTTCGTCCTGTCAGGGGTAAGCGATGGCCCTAGTGCGTGCGGGGTGGGATGACTCTATCGCCGGGTATGCGGCCTTGATGGTGGAATCCGACTGTCACCATCCCGGGTGCCATCATTCATGTGAAGGACGGAGGCGTGGTCGTCTCCGTCCCACGTCTCGGCGAGGTCCGGTAGCTCAGGCATCGGTCATGATTGAGTGTGGAATGAAGTACACGGTCCGTGCGTGTTCCTCTGAACGCGGGGTCATGGGTAGACTAACCGTTCGTCAGCTGAGAGAGGTATCATCATGCTAAGCTGGGCAGTTACATTTCTTGTCATCGGGCTCATCGCCGGCGTGCTGGGCGTATCAGGCGTGGCGGGCACTGCGACCCACATCGCCTATGTCTTGTTCGTCGTGTTTCTGATTCTTGCGGCGATCGGGATGGTCATGGGGAAACGTCCCCCTGTGGCCTGAGGGAGAACAGGGCCCTCATCGGCCGGCGCGAACGGTGTTGACGATCGCTTCATACAGTTGGCCGGCGGCGCGTTCTTTGGTCACGAAGACCGCCGCACCGGCGCTGAGCATCGCTTCCTCGATGTGGCGTTCGTTCTGGACGGACAACCCGATGATCACGATGTCCGGATGGGTGGCGAGGATTTGGCGTGTCGCCTCAATGCCGTCGACTTTCGGCATATTGATGTCCATCACCACCACGTCCGGTTCGAGGGTCGCCGTGAGCGCGATCGCGGCCTCTCCATCGCCGGCTTCTCCGATCACGTCGAGATCTTCATAGCTGTCCAATACACTGCGCAATCCTTGCCGTACCATCGCGTGGTCATCGACGAGCAACACGCGTAGCCGTTGGGAGGAGATCGCCCGTGTCCTCGACTGATGCAGGTGTTCTGCTGCGATGGACCGGGCTGAGGGCGCGGTTGTTTCCACGGGAACGGTGATGGTGACGGTCGTTCCCTGTCCTTCTCCCGACAGTAAACTCAAATGTCCGCCGATGGCTTCCACACGCTCTTGCACGTTAAAGAGCCCGAATTGTCCGGGGTGATCGCGATCCGTTTCCAGAAGGGTCTCCGGATCAAACCCGCGTCCACCATCGGCGACGGTGATGGTCGTCCAATTCCCCGGGCTTGGCCTCAGCGTGATCGAGGCTTCGGCCGTCTCGGCATGTTTGACGACATTGAACAGCAGCTCCCGAACGCTCTGGTAGAGGATCACGGCACGTTCCTCAGCCATGGGAAGGTGTTCAATCTCGCAGTGGAGCGAGACGCTGAGCCCATGGGTTCTCATTTGGCTCGCTAACCATTTGAGCGCAGCGGGGAGACCGAATTGATACAAGACCTGCGGACTCAATTCTGCGACCAGCGACCGGGTATAGTTGAGCGATTGCGTGAACACGTCGTCGGTCTCGCTCAACAATTGCTGGGCTTTCGGGTCCTTCACCTGTGGCCTGGCCTGACCGAGCTTCATTCGTCCGACGACCAACAGTTGGGCCAGGTAATCGTGTAGTTCGGTGGCCAGTCGGCGACGTTCCTGCTGTTCCGTCGTACTGAGATCCGAGGCCAGGGCGCGCAATCGGGACTGTGAGCGCTGCAGCGCTCGCGTGCGTTCGTCGACCCGCTTTTCGAGTTCGACGGTCCACCGCTGGAGTTGTTCCTCCGCGTGCTTGCGGTCGGTGATATCGATCGCCGCGCCGAGATAGCCCGTCAGCAGGCCGGTTTCCGTCAACAGCGGAACCCCGCGGTCCAGGATCCAGCCATACGTCCCGTCCTGCCGACGCAGACGATATTCCAATTCAAACGGCTCATGACCAGAGCAGTGTGTGTTGTATGATTGGACGAACATCGCCCGATCATCGGGATGAATGTTGGTGAGGCGGCCGTTACCCAATTCCTCCTCGAGCGCGCGTCCCGTATAGTCAAGCCAGGATCGGTTCAGCCAGGTGCACAGTCGGTCCGGCCCCGCCATCCAGACCAGCACCGGCGTGGCATCGGCCAGCATACGGAAGTGGGCTTCGCTCTCACGCAACGTCGCTTCCGCCCGTTTCCGTTCCGTGATGTCGAACATCACCCCGGTAATCTGCCGCGGGTGGCCGGTGGAATCCGGGAGGACTTGGCCGGTGATTGCAATCCAGGCTTCCGTGAGCGGAGCCTGGCGCAGCACGCGACACTCCAGAGCGTATGAGCCTCGGTTGACGACCGCTTCTTCGATGGCCGCCTGCACCTGTTCCCAGTCATCCGGGTGAATGAGGCGGCCGAAAGAGGCCAGCGTCCCGCCGAAGCTCATGGCCGATACACCGAGCATGACTTCCAATTCAGGCGACAATGCGAGGGTGTGATTGTCGAGATCTTGATGAAACGTGCCCATACGCCCGGCTCTCAATGCCAGGCGATGACGAGCTTCCCGCTGTTGCAGAATTTGCAGGATGTGTTTTTTCTGACCGTCGGTTTTGTTCAGGCTGCCGGCCAGCACCCAGAGCGAGGTGAGCATGATCAACATGACCGCAGCCACGGCCAAGGCGACTCCGAAGTTGAAGTCGTAATAGCCTGATCGTTGCGCGGTGATGCGGATCCACCCGGCAAGAATCGGGAGGCCGATGGCAAAGGGCAGCATGCGTCGCAGCATCACCCCGCCGAGATCATCGCACATCAGCGTGGCCATGAATCCTCTCGTCGGCCTCGCGGCAAGTATTCCGAGACCGATCAGAAACAACAGGGTGGCGGTGTACAGCGAGACCGTGGAGAAACTACCGACCTGGTAGAGGGACCGTACCCCATAAAGATAGCCGACCAGCGCGATGGCGCCCATGGTCATTCCGGCCAGTGCCGCATATTGGGAGGGATGCTGGTCGTTCGACACCGGTTGGTCGAGGGTGATCAATGCGAGAGACAACAGCAGGGTGAGACAGGCGGTGAGGGGTGCCATGCGTCCAGGGTGCAAGGCGGTGTCGATATCGATGTCGTGCGTGAACCAGAGATCGATACCGATGTTGATACCGAAGACGTATTCAGCCAGGGTAAGTCCGGCAAGGAGGCTTGCGACGCCGGCGGCAGTCTGGGCGCATCGTCGGCGAAGCCGGGTCACTGCCGATTCGTCCGCCAGCAACCACAACGCAAGCCCGCAGGAGAGGATCGACATCACGGTGACGGGCTTGATCGTCCGCAAGGATGGATGGAGGGCGGACACCCAGGAAGGGTCATAGGTCCAGGACAGCAGAACGAGCAGTGGCCAGATGATGGCCGCGAGGGCCGCGAAGCGAGTGACAGACGGCAGGAGCTGCAGGACTGGAGTCATGAGGACCGCTCACTGTCTGGCATACAAACCTATAGTCACAACCTTGGTGCGTCCCTTGGTGCGTCGATGGGTGAGCCAAGCGATGGGCATGGCAACACGCCGGCATGGATCAACGTGACGCGATCTGTTTCGAAGAGAGGGCGCAGTGGTGATCGGATGTGAGCGATCCGTGACACGCATCATCGTACCGAGTCTGAAGGCCAGAGAGTACTGGGGAATCCCCTAGTTCAGTGCCTGTGACTCCCGTCCCTGTCAGGAGGCGACAGGGCAGTGACGGAGAATGATGTCGTAGAGCTGGCCCGCGGCGGATTCTTTGGGGAGAAAGTCCGCGGCGCCGGCCTCGGTCATCGCAAGTTTCACCTGCGGGTCGTTTCTGACCGAAATGCCGATGATGGCCATGGACGAATGCTCACGCCGCAGGAGGCGCGTGGCTTCGACACCGTCGATGAGCGGCAGATTGACATCCATGACCACGACATCGGGCTGGAGCGATCGCGCCATGATCACGGCATCCTGCCCGTTGGCGGCCTCTCCCACGACCGTCAGATCCGTATAACTGTCCAGGATACTGCGCAGGCCCTGTCGGACCATGGCGTGGTCATCCACCAGCAACACCTTCACCGTCTTTGCCTGATCGTTCTCCAGGGTGGTCATGGAGGGGGTGGACCCCACTTGCCCGCCGGCGGACGGAGCGCCGGCGGCCTGAACCAGCGGAAGATGCAGAATGGCGATCGTTCCGACGCCAGGGGCGGACGACAATTCGCATTCTCCTCCCAACAATTCCATCCGTTCGCGGATACTCAGCAATCCGAATTTGCCATGGGGCTCTCCCGGGTTGGTGATGTTCGCGACATCGAATCCCACGCCCTCATCTTCGACGCAAATCCACAACTCCTCCTGCGTATCGACGCTGACTGTCAACG is a window of Nitrospira sp. DNA encoding:
- a CDS encoding CBS domain-containing protein; the protein is MNDDHRHTDLPRPMPAGTRRPTAGIYRESLRNEQLGLLPGDVKQVKEVMSSKVTTATPRTSLTEAAGLMKKLDVPVVVVYDGARLKGMLTERDMALSQAIQRASPKAAIERFMRTSIPPCFDDDLLRDALDLMRASKLEWLPVLDRRHRLVGVLPIYVPQP
- a CDS encoding bacterioferritin; translation: MSRTKGQSSFVQDIQALRDRARQHIEDGAQTADDRADRDTVLRLLNEALATEIVCVLRYRRHYFMAQGMNAESVKAEFLTHAGEEQIHADQLAARIVQLGGEPNLSPAGLTERSHSEYVEGDDLEEMIKEDLVAERIAIESYRDMIAFVRNDDPTTRRLLEEILAKEEEHAEDLVSLLK
- the glgX gene encoding glycogen debranching protein GlgX, which codes for MKVWPGRPYPLGATWDGEGVNVSLFSENATSVELCLFDGPDASQESHRIRVEERTNQTWHAYLPEGRPGLHYGFRVNGPYDPPAGHRFNPAKLLLDPYAKSIADTIRLSDRMFGYQLGDAESDLVRDDRDNAEDMPKCVVVDQAFSWGGDRLLHTPWSKTVIYEVHVKGFTARHPHVPEHLRGTYAGLSTPAVIEYLQGLGVTAVELLPVHHAVQDKHLTDQGLTNYWGYNTIGFFAPDMRYAASPVRGRHVREFKTMVKTLHSAGIEVILDVVYNHTAEGNHLGPTLSFRGIDNAAYYRLMADDPRYYMDYTGCGNSLNVRHPRTLQLIMDSLRYWVLDMHVDGFRFDLASTLARELHEVDRLSAFFDIIHQDPILSQVKLIAEPWDLGAGGYQVGNFPVGWAEWNGKYRDAIRRYWKGDGGQVAELAYRLSGSSDLYETSGRRPFASINFITAHDGFSLHDLVSYNEKHNEANGEGNQDGHNDNLSWNCGVEGPTDDRAVLDLRLQQKRNMLTTLLLSQGVPMLCGGDEIGRTQQGNNNAYCQDNELSWHEWNLTSEDRVLLGFVRQLIALRQQHPVFRRRRFFQGRQIHGSEIKDIVWLRPDGNEMDEADWSQGYLRALGIVLAGDAIEETDARGNPIVDDTFLLLLNAHHEAIPFLLPAGEGSAAWGVVLDTSTGGMAHQGTFVVGTYSIAPRSMAVLCRRSAVSS
- a CDS encoding CsbD family protein; its protein translation is MNTDQFKGKWVQFKGEVKKQWGKFTDDDLMQIEGDYDKFVGRVQERYGDKKDEIVRWADDWYRRQGQSSPAQREAQRPR
- a CDS encoding PepSY domain-containing protein; translated protein: MKQAIAIALLSGLVTSPAWAVFETNAQLAASATVSLEDAVKHALKAVPGKAVEAEIGKEDGRTVYEVEIIDINNKTQKVYVDAQNGQITSDR
- a CDS encoding CsbD family protein, whose amino-acid sequence is MNQDQFEGKWKQFKGELKKQWGEFTDDDLLAIEGRVDKLEGKIQERYGDRREEVKRWVDEWFDHHGSRPRES
- a CDS encoding porin family protein; translated protein: MMTRLIFPVVLTIGVALTAWGLPIPAIATAADDKNLFEQIDIGLLSIGGRATYVDPKDGSSRWFGGGQVRLHPSRYLAFEGSVDYRRNDIGDTRVHTYPVQVSALIYPLGTTRLAPFLLGGGGWYYTTVKGPGGFDDTQNRFGAHAGGGLQFFFNKHVSIDSTYRYIWLEKIQSKDQNIVDKKFQDNGHMVTVGVNFHF
- a CDS encoding DUF1328 domain-containing protein, which gives rise to MLSWAVTFLVIGLIAGVLGVSGVAGTATHIAYVLFVVFLILAAIGMVMGKRPPVA
- a CDS encoding PAS domain-containing protein — protein: MTPVLQLLPSVTRFAALAAIIWPLLVLLSWTYDPSWVSALHPSLRTIKPVTVMSILSCGLALWLLADESAVTRLRRRCAQTAAGVASLLAGLTLAEYVFGINIGIDLWFTHDIDIDTALHPGRMAPLTACLTLLLSLALITLDQPVSNDQHPSQYAALAGMTMGAIALVGYLYGVRSLYQVGSFSTVSLYTATLLFLIGLGILAARPTRGFMATLMCDDLGGVMLRRMLPFAIGLPILAGWIRITAQRSGYYDFNFGVALAVAAVMLIMLTSLWVLAGSLNKTDGQKKHILQILQQREARHRLALRAGRMGTFHQDLDNHTLALSPELEVMLGVSAMSFGGTLASFGRLIHPDDWEQVQAAIEEAVVNRGSYALECRVLRQAPLTEAWIAITGQVLPDSTGHPRQITGVMFDITERKRAEATLRESEAHFRMLADATPVLVWMAGPDRLCTWLNRSWLDYTGRALEEELGNGRLTNIHPDDRAMFVQSYNTHCSGHEPFELEYRLRRQDGTYGWILDRGVPLLTETGLLTGYLGAAIDITDRKHAEEQLQRWTVELEKRVDERTRALQRSQSRLRALASDLSTTEQQERRRLATELHDYLAQLLVVGRMKLGQARPQVKDPKAQQLLSETDDVFTQSLNYTRSLVAELSPQVLYQFGLPAALKWLASQMRTHGLSVSLHCEIEHLPMAEERAVILYQSVRELLFNVVKHAETAEASITLRPSPGNWTTITVADGGRGFDPETLLETDRDHPGQFGLFNVQERVEAIGGHLSLLSGEGQGTTVTITVPVETTAPSARSIAAEHLHQSRTRAISSQRLRVLLVDDHAMVRQGLRSVLDSYEDLDVIGEAGDGEAAIALTATLEPDVVVMDINMPKVDGIEATRQILATHPDIVIIGLSVQNERHIEEAMLSAGAAVFVTKERAAGQLYEAIVNTVRAGR